In Sus scrofa isolate TJ Tabasco breed Duroc chromosome 12, Sscrofa11.1, whole genome shotgun sequence, the DNA window CCTCACTCTCTTTATAACCCCAGGCTTGCTCCTTGGGACCAGCtctcaaataaataaacttacTTTTTCTCCCTGAGATGATTTCCCATTTAAATCACCCAAACAACTTGTCTCAGGCTTTGCTTTGTCAGGAACCCAACTAAGACAGCTTGTACTGGGAGCCGCCCTAGGAAGCATCTCCTCCACGTGAAATGCTGGGCCTGGGCTGCTTGGAGTAAATGAGGTTGCTGATAACTCCTCGCATAATCACCAAGACTCACTTCTGATAGACTGAGACGAGATACAAGTGGAAGAGGAAACTCTGGGTTATGTGTTAGCTCTAGGACATGAACATTAGGAGAACCAATGGTAATTATGGGAATTGTGGGGTTCGAATAATAaaggatgactttttaaaatgttcttggaATCCTTAAACAAACGGAACAGAAGGCTCAAGCCAGGGGTATATAGTGAAAGCCAGAAAACTCCCATGGCAGCATTCAGTGCGACATTAATCTTCTGCAGGTACAAGGCAGACAGCACTGAaagcctggcctgggagctgaCTGACAGGGTGACAGGGCTGCAAGGGAGGCCGAATGTGTGGCTTAGTTGCTTGTCCTATGCTGAACCCAGTGCCCTGATAGGGAAGGAGGGAGACCTTGAGTCCTGGGTGGGGATGTTTGAGGGGGTGCGCATGAGAATTTTGAATACTCAGACTGTCCTGAACCCACCTGGCTGGAAAAATCATCCCTTTCTTCTTGCTAGAGGAGATCAACCTTCTCTGGCCTGAAGATCATCCAGAGATCTCACGTGAAGCAGGTGCTTTACACGACGATGCCTGCCCTCCTCCGGAACGTCTCCCAGTTTTCCTCAGTGCTTCCAAAAGAATTAGGGTTAGGTCTCAGCATATTCTGAGAAAGGAAATCCCATCCATGTCCAAGAGGAAATCATTCATGCATTGAAAATAATTCCCATACCTAGCTGTGGTAGGCCCCAAAAGATACGCAGGTCCTAATCCCTGAAATAAACTTTAAACATAGTAAAAAGGACTTTGTAGATGTGACTATTAGGGGTCTTCAATCTGGGGAGATCATTCTGGACTATCCAAGTGGGCCCTGAGTGTAATCACAAGAGTTCCTGTAAGAGAGAGGTGGAGAGATATCTGACCACAGAAGTGAAAAAAGGCAGTGTAATGGAAATAGAACCTGGAGTGATgtgaccacaagccaaggaatgccagtaGCCGCTAGAAACTGGAGGAAGCAAGGAACAGATTTCCCTCTGGAGTCTCCCAAAAGAACTctcccagctgacaccttgaAGTTAGACCTGTAGGAACCCATTTTGGGCTTGTGTCCTCTAGAACCATAagggaatacatttctgttgttttaagttgctatagttgtggtaatttgttacagcagcagtggGAAACTAATACACTGGATCTCACAGTCTCCTACTTAGACCACAAAGCTTCCATAAAAGCACTTTTTTGTCCAAATTAATGTTGCTAAGGGGGGAATACGAGTGAGGGAAcctcctcttctgccttcttGCTATTACAATATAATCTCGCATACACTATATGTATGGTCAAGCTTACACTTTATGATATTGGGGCAGTTTTTTTCAATGGGGGAAAAGTTACagtatacacaaaaataaaaattttatatattaaatatttgaaaaagaaatgtaaaagtaCCAAAAAAGCATCACTGACAAATATTTATACAGCATTTAGATGGAAAAGTCGTTTTTTTCTAAGCGTGACACAAAACAAATTAAActtcataaaaatatcaaatttagcTTGAGTGAGAGATGCCctaaaaagttaaagacaaatggGAAATTGGGGAATACATTTGTAACATAAATGGCAAAGAGATACTATCCTAAAACATGAAGTGTTTCCATTTATCATTAAGATAAAATTGTTCCCAAAGGGCCAAAACTATGAACAGgcaattttgaaagaataaatcacaaagaaatatgtaaaaatctATCCAACCACACTCATAAaccaaaaaattcaaataaaaaaatgcattaacCTACTTATCAAAGATAAAACACCCAGTGAAGCCAAGTGAGATAAGAAGTATTCTAATAAACTGCTAATCAAGGTATAAAATGGTGCACATTTTTTTGGCAAACTGAAAGGCAGAATAtttaccaatttttattttattttttaaatttattttcatgatgcaaagtatcttttctttttttgatcctcctcttagaaaaaattttaaattatagttgatttacagtgtttcttcaatttctgtggtacagcaatTGACCTGaccacacacagttccctgtgctgtacagtaggcccccactgcctatccattccaaatgaagACAATTTTTAAATCTGCATTTCCTTAGCAtgagtgtgcacacacacacatcacttttATGAATTTAACCAGTAGAACTGATTTCAGATGTATGGAAAGATTTATACTAAATAAGGACACTAATTCCATTATTTGCAATTGCAAATAGGAAATAATTTATATCAACAGGGGTTTGGTTAAAGAGATTATAgtttatacataaaatggaatgctCTGAAGCCTTTAGATCTGTAGGTTGACATGTGAAGAGTTATACTAGGttggagttttctggtggtgcagtgggttagggatctggcattgtcactgcagcagcttggaccaaggctgtggcatgggttcagtccttggcctgggaacttacacgtgCTGTGGGTACATCCAAATATGTCTAAAAATAAGAGTCATACTAGGTAATGCGGAAAGGGAAAAAACAGATTATAGAACAGTATAGTGTTTttgcatatgtttgtgtgtgtgtgcatttgtttgGAAAGCTAAACAACTGTCAACCgttgttccttttaaaaatgggattaTTGTGGGAATGGTGTAAAAGAGTGATAACATTCTGTATTTTTTGAACTTTTACAACATGATATATTAAATGTATGATACAATTTTTAAGTAGCAAAGAGATTCCCAGTTTGGagtgaaaaagaagagacaaattcCAAGGGAAAGGAATCTCTCCAACTGTTAAAGAAATCCTATGATCTGGGTGGGTGGACAGAATGCTGAGAACCCTGTCCTTGGTCAGCCTTTAGGAAGCTGAGTGAGCTGATCTAGCCCGCCCAGGGATGCCACCACACAGAATCATCCCTTGAGGCTTGAGATGAGTGTTCAGATGGAAGAAAGGCCAGAGGCACAGGGGTCTGGGGAGTAAACAAGAAACTCTGTTGTGCAGCAGTGTTCAAAGTGCTGGTGGGTAGAAGCGAGGGTGGACTTTGTTGTAACACTTCAGGGTAAACAGTGAGACTGTCTTTCTGTTCATTCAGATGAGTAGTAGATCAGAGAACAATAGGGGTGAAGAAAACCTCAACGATTACTTTGTGCCTCTCTCAAGTACATGCCCAGAGAAACTGAAGGACCTACTCAAGGTCGAGAACATTGTGGGTGAGGGGAGGTGATGAGCTGAGAACCATGTGTCAGGTCTTCCTTAGCAGTTTTCTTGACCCTGGAGGAAGCTCACTCTTTGTAACCCTGAGTTTGTAACACCGAAGTTTGGTGACTAAAAAAGGACCAGGAAATAGCCATTTCCCCCCATGTTTTTGATGGTATTGGCCAGCATGATCCTAAAGACATGAAATAAATTGGTAAGTTAGGTGGTTAGTCATAAACTTGGAtgatattttagagatgagggtATATAAAATAACcagattctttctctcctcttttcccacCTGATAAACCTTCTTTCTGACATCCTAGGAACATCTTCTGCTTAGAGGAagataaaaggagttcccctgtgcACATTTGAGCACTTTTAGCAAAACTTAAAATAGTACATCATTCTTGGTAGAGAGGATGGACTACAATGATGGTGTTAGAGCTGCCAGGACTGGTTATTGCTGGATGATATAGAAAAGGAAGCCCGAATCGCtcatgcttaacccactgattttaTTACATCATTTCCTTCCTCTGATCTTTCAACAGTCTCAAGGCATCTTAtccaatttctccatttttttcctcatcttccaCGCTTATCGCTCTAAATCCCGTTTGCTTGCAGTTCTATCCCATCTCTCCTTGTTCCCCCTCTGTCATCCTCATTTTCCCAAACCTTCTACCTGCAATCTTGTTTTGCTTCCTTCCCTCatgtcctttctcttcttctccatcTCACCCCATCCTTTCAATCCCTTGATCCTCATAAATTATCATGGAGAAGCCAAGCCTTCAGGTGCAGATCAAAGGGAAGTTCTAGGGAAATTAGTTGGGAAACATCAAGGGCACAGTAGAGATGCCAGGGCTGCGCATCTAAAGGGAATCTAGAAGGAAAATATAGCTAAATAATGACTAAAGGCTGGTAGGCATATATCACCATGTAATTTGTATTTACAGATGTGGATTTTCTTACCTAGAAAGTTTGGGTACTGAGAGTGAGAATTTAGAGAGGAATTTCATATTGGgtattctggatatattttttaaatgtttaaatagtaAGGTTAtaaatgtttatcttttcaaagaatttgaaACACATAAGGATAGCTGAGGAAGTTTCGGTTTTGTATTATAAGATTCATCATTTATGTTAATGGAGTTCTAAAATTTTGCACGGAGGGATCATGCTCCCCAGAGTTACTAGAAGATACATGACCATACAGCTTCCCATCTGTCCCCTCTACATCCTATGGTATCTTGTGTGATATGAGAGGAATGGGCtgttttggggcgggggggggggcagtggtgCTTGTAGAAGCCTTATGGGAAAGATAAAATAATCTTGATATTTAGGTCTATGTTTTATAAACAGACCAGCTACCCGAACTTGAGATAATCACATGACCCCCTAGGAAGGCTGCTGGGATACTTTTGGGAACCCTGGCTGGAAACAACCAGAGTCATTCTCTGTGAGATATGCATGTGTAAGCATTCAAAGCTTCCCAGGTTTCACTTCTCAGAAAAGGGGCACACAGTGACTGAAGTCATAGTTTGTCAAGGTTGACCTGGCAGCGCCTACACACCCATTTTCTATCACTGGGCAGGGCTTCTCTGGGAAATAAGAATGATCTACCAAAAATTCCAAATGCTCAGAGACTCAGAAGTAGTTCTGGATCATTTGTCCTAGTTACTGGCCTCAGAGGATTTCTCCTTGGGTCTAGAAAGAGAGGAATGGACACATGACCTCATCCAGCCACTGACCTCCTCCCCCTGAGTACCCGCCAGAGGGCGCCCTGGACATCAGGGTTCCGGAGGCTGTAAATGATTGGATTCAGCATAGGGTTGAGGACAGTGTTAAAAATTCCAACAGCTTTATCCTTGTCTGAAAGCTTGGCTGAGCCTAGTCGCATGTAGTTAAAGATACCAGTCCCATAGAAGATGGCAACCACAGTGAGATGGGAGCCACACGTGGAGAaggctttcttccttccctctgctgagcGAATTCGTAGAACAGCAGCTGCTACATGGATGTAGGAGGTGACAATGAGAGCCATGGGGGTACCTGCCATAATAAAACCCACACCAAAGAGCAGCAGCTCATTGAGCTGGGTGCTGGAGCAGGAGAGCTGGAAGAGCTGTGGGAGGTCACAGTAGAAGTGATTGATCACACTGGGGCCACAGAAGTTGAGGGTGATATGGCAACAGTGTGGGTCAGTGCATTGGTGAAGGCACAAGCCCAGGACACAGCCACCAACATCCTCTGGACCATCTGGCTCATGCGGCTGCTGTAAGTGAGGGGTCGGCAGATGGCCAAGAatcggtcataggccatggctgTCAACAGGAAGCAGTCTACACCAACCaggagatggaagaagaaaagctGTGTGAGGCAGGCTGCGTAGGGAACTGTGTGCTTGTGGGACAAGAGACGACTCAACATTGAGGGGACAGTGACAGTGATGCACCCAATGTCCAGCACCGACAGGTTccccaggaagaagtacatgggggtgtggagttTGGGCTCCACCAGGATGGCCGCCAGGATGCTGAGGTTGCCCCCGACTGTGAGCAGGTAGGCAAAGAAGAAGAGTACAAAGACAGCTGGTCGCAGCCCTGGTGTCTCCACCAAGCCCAGCAGGATGAACTCAGTTACGACTGTTCCACTGGCCCCAGATTTTGGCTGCCTTAGTTCCTGCAAGGAAATATCCAAGGAGATGAGGAATCATTTTTctcaatatattttgaataaattttattcaaaaagaagaaacagagttCCTTCTGCATGCTGACCACTGAGCTCGCCCTCTTGAAGTAAAGAcattccccctccccaggccacacAGCACTCGTTAACTCTATCACTGCAGTTTATCGCCACAGCTTTGCCTCATTCACAGGCACGTGGGAGTCCTTTCCCAATGTAagcatgtatcaaatcatcatgtaaTTCTTTAAATACGTTACAGTTTTATCTGTCGATTACACCCCTATTAAgctaaaaaagaacattttataagCTAAAACAtgaaaagtccaggaacagatctAAAGTAATACAGGCATTTAGTGTATAATATAGGCAGCATCTTAAAGGAATGGgaaaacatattatttaataaatgctttagGGCGATAACACAGCTATCTGGAAAAACAGAACTTGTATACATATCTcatatattttgcaaaaataaattctaaatggatcaaagatttaaatgtaaatattaaaccATATAGTTATTGGGGGAAACGGGAGACTTTTAATAGTGCATATATGACTcaaaatgtagaaatattttatcaaaatggacaaatctataaaaattcaaaaattctgACAAATTAGCCAAGTGTAACTACATCCCCCCAAACCacattctctctctgcttccgGGTTAGGATTGGCCACACGGGGAATTTACACGATAGCTGTAAGGCAGACGTGAGAAGGGGAAAGAGCACTCTGGCAACACCTTCCAAATTACAAAcgtatttttccttttacctggCAGTTCCgcttctgggaatttatccaaTAGATATATGGCCACTTATAAGCAATGATGTATGTGTGAGCTTATTTGTTGCAGCGTTTTTGTAATACCAAATAATTGCAAATAACCTGTTTATAATAGAGGGTTTACTAAATTAATTATGGAATATTCTTCCAATGGAATATTTTACAGCTGTAGGAAATAGCTCTGTCCGTGCTGATTTGAAAGATAtcaaatattattaaatgtaaaaCAGTTTGTAGAATATATACACCATATAGTGCGCTTTTGCCTTGCattaaaaaggagggaaagacaCAGATAtacaaaaatccatttatttcctttataccATTGATATATATTGGAGAAAAACATACtgcaaaacatattaaaaaaaaaactaaaaagtgaaATTCTTATAACGTTAGATGACTAAAGCAGAATGCAAAACTACCCAACATGGTATCATTTCAATAttaacacaaatacacacatgcactaGAACACACacagaaagtagaaggaaataaCCAAACCTTATCAGTGGTGTGAGTAATTAAATGGATGGTTTATATCATCTTTCTTCTACTCTATTTTCTGATTTGTCTGTAACTGATAgagatttttaagaatattttatgaaGTACCGCTTCCTGAACATGATCATGACATAGCTGCTGAGTCTCAAATCACAATAAACTAATTGAACAAAAgagacaccaggagttcccatcgtggctcagcagttgatgaacctgacgagcatccatgaggacatgggttcaatccctggccttgctcggtgggttaagtatctggctttgcggtgagctgtggcgtaggtcacagacgtggctcggatccagagttgctgtggctgtggcagctacagctccgattcaacccctagcctgggaatccccatatgccgcgggtgtggccctaaaaaaaagagagagagagagagcgagaaacCAGAAACCTTTTCCCCTATACTAGCTGCTGTTCAGGCTGTCCCAGTATCTTAGATACTGACTGACTTCCTTGGGACATTCTCTGACAAAATCACAGCTAGCAGCTGTTAGGAGACTTACACTGGGTTAGCCACTGTGCACAGTGTAAGTGCTTTGCATGTGGTTATCATTCCTCACAACCTCCCCAGGAAATGGATACCGTTTTTACAGAAAGAACATGAGTCACCGAAAGCAAGCGGCTGAAGGCAAGGTTATAACCTGGGCATTCTGATTCCAGAGACCCCACTCTTAACCTTTACACATACAGTCAAGGCACCTCAAGGATCAGAAACCCACGTTCTTCTCCAGCAGTTCTCTCTCAGTCTCTTTTTGACCCATTGTTATGACTCAGAGATCCACTCCCATACTCACGGAAGCTGTGCCCTTGTAGATCACGCGGTCTTGCCTTGGAGGTTGCTGTAGCTCGAGTCCAAACTAGTGCCTAGTGCCTAGTGTGGGgtcatttccctttttattttaaccCCTGTCATCAGATTGCAAACTCTGTGGCTTCCTATGTTTCCCCCATTGAATAGCCTTCTTTCAGTGTCACATGGTCAAAGTCTTCAAGACTCGGTCGAATGCTGTCTCCCCCAGAAATGCCTCCTTGGTCTGTGTCCATTTTAAGGCAATGTTCACACCTTCAACATTCCCTTTAATTTTATTCTACATGGCATGTACCACTATGCCTTCTACCACAATCATTTATTGACATAGTGTAGCTCCtccagttcaattttttttttctttttagggccgcacccatggcatatggaggttcccaggctaggggtcgaatcagagctgtagctgctggtctacaccatagccacagcaacgcaggatccaagctgctttttTGAACTACatcatagttcatggcaatgccgatccttaacccactgagcaaggccggggatcgaacctgcatcctcgttgatgctagccagattcattaaccgctgagacatgacgggaactccacttccacTTCAATATAAGGATGAGATTTACGGCTCATTCAACTTTAGGAACTGTATGCataaactcattttaattttgcattgtttcataaataaatgaaaaactgcaCTGGTTGACAAAGAGGTTTCCTGACAAAGAGGACATCATTGTGGGCTATGGTAGTGAGGAAAGGGTTTCTGGACAAGTGAGAATGTGTGGTAAACTTTGAAGGACTGATTTGATTTGGAGGAGGTTCAGAGTCAAGTGAAAGGCACAAGCCGTCCTCTGTAGGGATAACTCCCCCATTTGTCTAGATGGGCATGTAGAGCTTGTGGCAATCTGTACACTGACACACAGCTCTTTATGTAAACTTCCTGCATTTTCTACAGTTGGAAGATATAGTTATCAAAAACAAGTAAGTCATGAGCCAGAATAATATGCTCCCCTAGTAGCTTCTGTCCAGACTTCAATCAACAAGGGACAAAGCTTACATGAAATCTCCTTAAAGTCTGGTTGTTCACCAAACTGTACAATCAGGGCATCTGTGGCTGATGGAATCACAAGAATGATCATTAGTGAGAAGGCTTCTGGATCACCATTCTGGAGGGTCCACGTGTCCCAGGCTTCCCTCTTGTGCTGTGACCACTCCCTCCTCTGAAATTCCAATAGGTCCTTCATGCACTAGGGTTGGTCTTAGGGACTCGGTCAAGCTTCTCAGAAAGGGTTATATTTTGGGCAGGAAAGTGAAATACTGAACCTCCTCCCACTCACCCCAACAAAAACCAGTTCATCTACAAAAAGGGGGCACTGGTAAAGGTGCCTGGAAGAGAAAACTCAATGGTTAGTCTTAGCTTTTCTACTCACCTGATACGTCATCCTGAGCAGGTCTCTTATTTGTGCTTTTGAGACTTTGGTTGCTGCATCAGTAAAACCATGAGGCTTGACTTACTCAGTAACAATTAAAGTTCCTTCCCGGTTACATGGAAGCAGAGGGAGGGCCATGAAAAACTCACTTTTTTATGGCACAGTGCCCAGCAAGGTTTCACGGAAATGgctgtaaaaagggggaaaaaatctgcaCAAGCTCAGTCCACTACCTGGAGGCAAGGGAGGGgctatatatacagaaaagagatAGAGAGGCTGAGATCGTCTCTGTCACGGGACTTTTCCACATGACAGTTTTATCATCTTGGGACCTGGAAATGAGCCCACAAAGGATAAGGAGGAGATGGGGAAAGCTAAGGACAGGTAAATAACACAAGCCCTAATAAATACTGTAGTGGTAAAGCAGTGGGGCCTCACACCTCTGCGGTGACTCAATTTTTTCAAACATCCTCATCACCATCCCCCACGTTAATACCGTAATAACTCCATTTAACAGATGGGGACATGGGGGAACTGTCTGCTTCCCCAAAGTCACGTGGGAACTAGAAGTAGAGACAGGACGGAATCTGGTCCCCAGACTAACAGTGTTGCTCTCCTAAACGTTTGGTCTCTACAGGACCTGGGGGGAAAGATTAGCTTCCTTCCAAACCTGAGGAGGAGTAAGAGAgccaggaaaggaggaagaagctgGAGAAGCCTTTCCCAACTTCAACTGCCTAACGAATCCTCAGGAACAAAATACATTCCCACCCGGGACCTTGTTAGCAAGGGCCACAGAGACTGAGTCTTGGGAGTCCCGTGATAATGATCCTGAGAGGTGGTGCTGGGAGGAAAACTTCCCCTGGGAAGTTGCTGCCCGACCATGAACTTCTAGGCCAGACCCTCAGAAGATAAAAGTCTAGTGATAGAGATGATGGAAAAAGGAAACTGGAGAGGCTGTGTGCCTCCCCTGGATTCTTATGTCCTTCTCCTGTAATTACCCGTGTGATAACACACTCTCTGTGGGAAGCCTGCTGGACTCTGTAGGTGAGCAGACCTGCTCATCTAGTTATCAACCACTACCAAGCCCCTTTGGACCTCAgtctccttttctgtaaaatgagagtaatGTCCCCTCTTAGGGTtgctgggaagattaaatgaattagcaCGCATAAAGCTCCTATGAGGAGACCACCAATACTGTAAGCAACGTAATAAAAAACTGATAATATTCATCACATCCTTGTCGTGTCAATGATACTATGTCATAGGCTCTTTTATACACAGAATCCCAATCAAGCCTTACAGCAATTTTATGAGGTAGACAcctttattatt includes these proteins:
- the LOC100517605 gene encoding LOW QUALITY PROTEIN: olfactory receptor 3A1 (The sequence of the model RefSeq protein was modified relative to this genomic sequence to represent the inferred CDS: inserted 1 base in 1 codon) produces the protein FLISLDISLQELRQPKSGASGTVVTEFILLGLVETPGLRPAVFVLFFFAYLLTVGGNLSILAAILVEPKLHTPMYFFLGNLSVLDIGCITVTVPSMLSRLLSHKHTVPYAACLTQLFFFHLLVGVDCFLLTAMAYDRFLAICRPLTYSSRMSQMVQRMLVAVSWACAFTNALTHTVAISXLNFCGPSVINHFYCDLPQLFQLSCSSTQLNELLLFGVGFIMAGTPMALIVTSYIHVAAAVLRIRSAEGRKKAFSTCGSHLTVVAIFYGTGIFNYMRLGSAKLSDKDKAVGIFNTVLNPMLNPIIYSLRNPDVQGALWRVLRGRRSVAG